The following proteins are co-located in the Gordonia polyisoprenivorans genome:
- a CDS encoding phytoene desaturase family protein, translated as MTTHPVGDAIVVGAGHNGLVAAAYLARAGRSVTVLERDTIPGGAVSTVERFPGYRVDRGSSAHLMIRHSPVLDELALADAGLTYLDCDPWAFCPATDTAGPIVFRTDLDATCVSIERACGRADADAYRAFVATWAPRARALMRSFYEPATPGRFARAFGGLGPTATTARTGLFGARSGRMMSVTQDLMSSGDALLDRWFGSEHLKAALAWFGAQSGPPMSAPATAPMIGFAALMHQIPPGRAVGGSGALTDALVRRLTGDGGEVITDAAATSISRCGDHWRVETADSAPRCADTVIGACHILATLDMLAAGGFDPEALARWRRQIIVGSGIGMAVRLGTRELPGYRDLPADLPAHGVHSALGLLVTDRDQLRRAQTAAAVGELPERPACLAMGFSGIDPTLSPPGHHLVNLWAQWHPRHLADGSGWDEVAAVAADAVIAEVERHAPGFADGIEHRHIQTPQALESELALIGGNIMHVEMTIDQMFMLRPHPDLSGHEVPGADGILLAGASTHPGGGVTGASGRIAGRAAIARGTGRHPGDTRGRRLWPLSPRHLAR; from the coding sequence ATGACGACGCATCCGGTGGGCGACGCGATCGTCGTCGGCGCCGGTCACAACGGTCTGGTCGCGGCCGCCTACCTGGCCCGGGCGGGGCGTTCGGTGACCGTCCTGGAACGCGACACCATCCCGGGTGGTGCGGTGTCGACCGTCGAGCGCTTTCCCGGCTATCGCGTCGACCGCGGCTCGTCGGCGCACCTGATGATCCGCCACTCCCCGGTCCTCGACGAACTCGCACTCGCCGACGCGGGTCTGACCTACCTCGACTGCGACCCGTGGGCGTTCTGTCCGGCGACCGACACCGCCGGACCGATCGTCTTCCGCACCGACCTCGACGCCACCTGCGTCTCGATCGAACGTGCCTGCGGACGCGCCGACGCCGACGCCTATCGCGCCTTCGTGGCGACCTGGGCGCCGCGCGCCCGAGCACTCATGCGCTCCTTCTACGAACCGGCCACGCCGGGGCGGTTCGCGCGCGCCTTCGGTGGTCTCGGTCCCACCGCCACCACCGCGCGGACCGGCCTGTTCGGTGCGCGGTCGGGCCGGATGATGTCGGTGACCCAGGACCTGATGTCGTCCGGGGATGCCCTGCTGGACCGCTGGTTCGGTTCCGAGCACCTCAAGGCCGCCCTCGCCTGGTTCGGTGCCCAGTCGGGCCCGCCGATGAGCGCCCCCGCGACCGCCCCGATGATCGGGTTCGCAGCGCTGATGCACCAGATCCCACCCGGCCGCGCCGTCGGCGGCAGCGGAGCGCTGACCGATGCGCTCGTGCGCCGGCTCACCGGTGACGGCGGCGAGGTGATCACCGATGCCGCGGCCACCTCGATCTCCCGATGCGGCGACCACTGGCGGGTCGAAACCGCCGACAGCGCGCCGCGATGTGCCGACACGGTGATCGGCGCCTGCCACATCCTGGCCACCCTCGACATGCTCGCGGCCGGCGGATTCGACCCCGAGGCGCTCGCGCGGTGGCGACGTCAGATCATCGTCGGCTCGGGTATCGGGATGGCCGTGCGTCTGGGGACCCGCGAGTTGCCCGGGTATCGGGATCTGCCCGCGGACCTCCCCGCGCACGGCGTGCATTCGGCACTGGGGTTGCTCGTCACCGACCGGGATCAGCTCCGCCGCGCACAGACCGCGGCAGCGGTCGGCGAACTGCCCGAGCGGCCTGCGTGTCTGGCGATGGGATTCTCCGGCATCGACCCGACCCTCAGCCCGCCCGGGCATCATCTCGTCAATCTGTGGGCGCAATGGCATCCGCGTCATCTCGCCGACGGATCCGGGTGGGACGAGGTGGCCGCCGTCGCCGCCGACGCGGTGATCGCCGAGGTCGAGCGTCACGCTCCCGGCTTCGCCGATGGCATCGAGCACCGCCACATCCAGACCCCGCAGGCGCTGGAATCCGAACTGGCACTGATCGGCGGCAACATCATGCACGTCGAGATGACGATCGACCAGATGTTCATGCTTCGTCCGCACCCGGACCTGTCCGGCCACGAGGTGCCCGGCGCCGACGGCATCCTGCTCGCCGGCGCCTCGACCCATCCCGGCGGTGGGGTCACCGGCGCCAGCGGGCGTATCGCCGGACGGGCCGCGATCGCGCGCGGCACGGGCCGGCACCCCGGCGATACACGCGGTCGGCGCCTATGGCCGCTATCACCCCGGCATCTGGCACGATGA
- a CDS encoding LppM family (lipo)protein: MSSVRPPITRLSPPRASAFVLTVVLLIAAPLMSGCLQRSTTVGDRFAGSVVVATSPDNPRGAPKFDIPESMTGNIAVSDYRASTSTQGSGAPASAQPSPSEDTDQPSSDSTPSDSAPSDSTQAAPTPQEQSGDSSDDATLVGSRATFSNLTAGQLSQLGDIIADAFGDTAMTMDLSAKRSGSVVRFRGSTDLTGLIPNRDYVRFTISFAGPITATNGDQNTNTSVSWTPEPGKSADFTAESTYADPSTAAFGGWTWLMVLICAAVVLVVIRLAYVSRDRSPRPGRPARAASTGGKKNSGKKAAGKKAAGTSATAATDDKATVPADAAPDQGVAHRDAGAPDGNTGKS, translated from the coding sequence ATGAGCAGCGTGCGTCCGCCGATCACTCGCCTGAGCCCACCCCGCGCGTCTGCCTTCGTGCTCACGGTCGTGCTGCTCATCGCGGCCCCGTTGATGTCGGGATGCCTGCAACGGTCCACGACGGTCGGTGATCGATTCGCCGGCAGCGTGGTCGTGGCCACCTCGCCGGACAATCCGCGTGGCGCACCGAAATTCGACATCCCCGAGTCGATGACCGGCAACATCGCGGTCTCGGACTATCGCGCCAGCACGTCGACACAGGGTTCGGGCGCGCCGGCGTCGGCGCAGCCATCGCCGTCGGAGGACACCGACCAGCCGTCCTCGGATTCCACGCCGTCTGATTCCGCGCCGTCGGATTCCACACAGGCGGCACCGACACCCCAGGAGCAGTCCGGCGACAGCAGCGACGACGCCACGCTGGTCGGCAGCCGTGCGACCTTCAGCAACCTGACCGCGGGTCAGCTCAGCCAGCTCGGCGACATCATCGCCGACGCCTTCGGCGACACCGCGATGACCATGGACCTGTCGGCCAAGCGCAGCGGCTCGGTGGTGCGATTCCGCGGGTCGACCGATCTCACCGGTCTGATCCCGAATCGCGACTACGTCCGCTTCACGATCTCTTTCGCCGGCCCGATCACCGCGACCAACGGCGACCAGAACACCAACACCTCGGTCTCCTGGACGCCCGAGCCCGGCAAGTCGGCCGACTTCACCGCCGAATCGACCTACGCCGACCCGTCGACCGCCGCATTCGGCGGCTGGACGTGGCTGATGGTGCTCATCTGCGCCGCGGTGGTGCTCGTCGTCATCCGGTTGGCCTATGTTTCCCGCGACCGCAGCCCGCGTCCGGGACGACCGGCCCGGGCGGCGTCGACGGGCGGAAAGAAGAACTCCGGTAAGAAGGCGGCGGGAAAGAAGGCGGCGGGCACCTCGGCCACGGCGGCCACGGACGACAAGGCCACCGTCCCCGCCGACGCCGCTCCGGATCAGGGAGTTGCGCACCGCGACGCCGGGGCACCCGACGGCAACACCGGCAAGTCCTGA
- a CDS encoding polyprenyl synthetase family protein, translating into MSPTAPPPADAEPTSLSEVPAATGAVLERFFDATLPVAGAISPVVGRAADIVADFVRLGGKRVRPMFAYAGWLAGISSLERRPPHPEQSAADALRVCAALELVQACALIHDDIIDHSDTRRGRPTVHRRFETAHRDAGWSGDGAGHGVAAAILAGDLALAWADDLVGGHSPAGPDAGAPAPNPLPAEVSAVWAAMRTEVLGGQYLDIVNEVSGDDTVESAYRVMEFKTAAYTVARPLELGARMAGAPAVLLDDLRSVGHDLGIAFQLRDDLLGVFGDPDRTGKPSGDDLAEGKRTALLALGLERADQRDPRLAAVLRDAVGRRLDDHELTRIRELLVDVGAVEEIERRVTALLEAAVARLEHAEIGTDIRADLIAMAGRIAHREA; encoded by the coding sequence ATGAGCCCGACCGCACCGCCGCCCGCCGACGCAGAGCCGACGTCGTTGTCGGAGGTGCCCGCCGCCACGGGCGCAGTCCTCGAGCGCTTCTTCGACGCCACGTTGCCGGTCGCCGGCGCCATCTCGCCGGTCGTGGGACGCGCCGCCGACATCGTCGCCGACTTCGTCCGGCTCGGTGGCAAACGGGTCCGGCCGATGTTCGCCTACGCGGGCTGGTTGGCCGGGATCAGCAGCCTCGAGAGGCGTCCGCCGCATCCCGAGCAGTCCGCCGCCGACGCGCTGCGGGTCTGTGCCGCACTGGAACTCGTCCAGGCGTGTGCGCTGATCCACGACGACATCATCGATCATTCCGACACCCGCCGCGGTCGGCCGACGGTGCATCGGCGCTTCGAGACCGCCCATCGCGACGCCGGGTGGTCCGGCGACGGGGCCGGCCACGGCGTCGCCGCGGCCATCCTCGCCGGAGATCTCGCGCTGGCCTGGGCCGACGACCTCGTCGGCGGACACAGCCCGGCCGGCCCTGACGCCGGCGCACCCGCACCGAATCCGCTTCCGGCCGAGGTGTCCGCGGTCTGGGCGGCGATGCGCACCGAGGTGCTCGGCGGGCAGTACCTCGACATCGTCAACGAGGTCAGCGGCGACGACACCGTCGAATCCGCCTATCGGGTGATGGAATTCAAGACCGCCGCCTACACCGTTGCCCGTCCGCTCGAACTGGGGGCCCGCATGGCCGGCGCGCCCGCGGTGCTGCTCGACGACCTGCGCTCGGTGGGCCACGATCTGGGCATCGCCTTTCAGCTGCGCGACGATCTGCTCGGCGTGTTCGGCGACCCGGATCGAACGGGTAAACCCTCCGGCGACGATCTCGCCGAGGGCAAACGCACCGCACTTCTGGCACTGGGTCTCGAACGAGCCGATCAGCGCGATCCGCGATTGGCGGCGGTGTTGCGTGATGCGGTCGGCCGGCGTCTCGACGATCACGAGTTGACCCGCATCCGTGAGCTTCTCGTCGACGTGGGCGCCGTCGAGGAGATCGAACGCCGCGTCACCGCTCTGCTCGAGGCCGCCGTGGCCCGGCTCGAACACGCCGAGATCGGCACCGACATCCGGGCCGACCTGATCGCGATGGCCGGTCGGATCGCCCACCGCGAGGCCTGA
- a CDS encoding methylenetetrahydrofolate reductase — MTSSPPALSVVERLAAPPANGVVHFSVEFMPPRDHEGEARLWRAVRVFERLDPAFVSLTYGAGGSTRDRTVRIAGELATQTTLVTVAHLTAVNHSIAELRALVGSYADQGITNLLALRGDPPGDPLGEWVRHPQGVEYARELVELISGLGDFHVGVASFPEGHHRARDLDQDTEVLVGKLRAGAEYSVTQMFFDVEDFLRLRDRVARADPEQAAKPLIPGLMPITSLASARRMTQLSGSVIPPAVERRFAEAAGDGPEEDRAAVRAVGIDFATETAQRLIAEGVAGLHFCSLNFAKATCEVLDRLGVGVPDALPTVGAR; from the coding sequence GTGACCTCATCCCCACCGGCGCTCTCCGTCGTCGAACGCCTTGCCGCACCGCCGGCCAACGGCGTCGTGCACTTCTCGGTGGAGTTCATGCCACCCCGCGATCACGAGGGCGAGGCGCGGCTGTGGCGCGCGGTCCGGGTGTTCGAGCGTCTCGACCCGGCATTCGTGTCGTTGACCTACGGGGCAGGCGGGTCGACGAGGGATCGTACGGTCCGGATCGCCGGTGAACTCGCGACGCAGACCACCCTGGTGACGGTCGCGCATCTGACCGCCGTCAATCACAGCATCGCCGAACTGCGTGCCCTCGTCGGGTCCTACGCCGATCAGGGCATCACGAATCTGCTTGCGCTGCGCGGGGATCCGCCGGGCGATCCCCTCGGCGAGTGGGTCCGGCACCCGCAGGGTGTGGAGTACGCGCGCGAACTCGTCGAATTGATCTCGGGCCTCGGCGACTTCCACGTCGGTGTCGCTTCGTTCCCCGAGGGGCACCACCGCGCCCGCGATCTCGATCAGGACACCGAGGTGCTCGTCGGCAAACTGCGTGCCGGTGCCGAGTATTCGGTGACCCAGATGTTCTTCGATGTCGAGGACTTCCTGCGGCTGCGCGACCGGGTGGCGCGCGCCGACCCCGAGCAGGCCGCCAAACCACTCATTCCCGGGCTCATGCCGATCACCTCGCTGGCCAGCGCCCGTCGCATGACACAGCTGTCGGGGTCGGTGATCCCACCCGCGGTCGAGCGACGCTTCGCCGAGGCCGCAGGTGACGGACCGGAGGAGGATCGCGCAGCGGTGCGGGCCGTCGGCATCGACTTCGCCACCGAGACCGCGCAGCGACTCATCGCCGAAGGCGTTGCCGGCCTGCACTTCTGCAGCCTGAACTTCGCCAAGGCAACGTGTGAGGTGCTCGACCGCCTCGGCGTCGGCGTGCCCGACGCGCTGCCGACTGTCGGGGCGCGCTGA
- a CDS encoding GNAT family N-acetyltransferase, with the protein MTIRIARLDGRDCAVWLGPALEIYVTAMNYPRGTEMHRAGLWREHIRRPGWEAYGAIATVSPAEDGSLDLVRRRLDPPLSPRGDEVLVGIAYGYRGAPDQWWNQQLRAGLRSTGRDPRIIDEITEDYFELTELHVHPSAQGHRIGEWLLHRLLADRPEHHVLLSTPEIADEGNRAWALYRRMGFGDVLRGFTFTGDPRPFAFLGRRLPLVAPTVVPGTADPIGPGEPIVPGQPVPGESDLTR; encoded by the coding sequence GTGACGATTCGGATCGCCCGTCTCGACGGACGTGACTGTGCGGTCTGGCTGGGCCCGGCACTCGAGATCTATGTCACAGCGATGAACTATCCACGCGGAACCGAGATGCATCGCGCCGGACTGTGGCGTGAGCACATCCGCCGACCCGGATGGGAGGCCTACGGCGCGATCGCGACCGTGTCCCCCGCCGAGGACGGCTCGCTGGATCTCGTCCGCCGACGGCTGGACCCGCCCCTGTCCCCCCGCGGCGACGAGGTGCTCGTCGGGATCGCCTACGGCTACCGCGGAGCGCCCGACCAATGGTGGAATCAGCAACTCCGCGCCGGTCTGCGATCGACCGGTCGGGACCCGCGGATCATCGACGAGATCACCGAGGACTACTTCGAGCTGACCGAACTCCACGTCCACCCGAGTGCGCAGGGGCATCGGATCGGCGAATGGCTACTGCACCGCCTCCTCGCCGACCGACCCGAACACCACGTCCTGTTGTCCACACCGGAGATCGCCGACGAGGGCAACCGCGCCTGGGCGTTGTACCGGCGCATGGGCTTCGGTGACGTCCTGCGCGGATTCACCTTCACCGGCGACCCGCGCCCGTTCGCCTTCCTCGGGCGACGACTACCCCTCGTCGCACCCACGGTCGTGCCGGGCACCGCCGATCCCATCGGCCCCGGCGAACCCATCGTCCCCGGGCAACCCGTCCCCGGCGAATCCGACCTGACCCGATGA
- a CDS encoding protein kinase domain-containing protein codes for MQAGVDELIGAVLEDRYRIDAPIARGGMSAVYLGLDLRLGRDVAVKVMDTRYAADPQFLRRFEFEARAVAGLKHPGLVAVYDQGIDDGVAFLVMELVEGGSVRELLRERGPMPPHAVVAVADPALGGLGTAHAAGLVHRDIKPENVLISDAGEVKVADFGLVRAVAESGVTSASVILGTAAYLSPEQVESATADARSDVYSMGVMLFELLTGRTPFRGDTPLALAYQRLTYDVPAPGDVIAGVPVELDEVVLRATERRPADRYANAFEMREALLDVAEDLDLPPFTVPAPRRSAERETMARRRAAASPQGTRVASRPGPTTDAPSTKVSAVIDRGAASRAASGERGGAQGMPDPFDDLADRRLRTLIWLVIVLIAAAAAGGAGWWVGSQLLLS; via the coding sequence GTGCAGGCAGGGGTCGACGAGTTGATCGGGGCGGTGCTGGAGGACCGCTACCGTATCGACGCGCCCATCGCCCGTGGCGGGATGTCGGCGGTGTATCTCGGTCTCGATCTTCGACTGGGCCGCGACGTCGCGGTCAAGGTGATGGACACCCGATACGCCGCGGACCCACAGTTCTTGCGCCGCTTCGAGTTCGAGGCGCGGGCGGTGGCCGGCCTCAAACATCCCGGGCTCGTCGCGGTGTACGACCAGGGCATCGACGACGGGGTCGCCTTCCTGGTGATGGAGCTCGTCGAGGGCGGCAGTGTCCGGGAATTGTTGCGCGAGCGGGGCCCGATGCCCCCGCATGCGGTGGTCGCTGTTGCCGATCCGGCGCTGGGCGGACTGGGTACGGCACACGCGGCCGGTCTGGTGCATCGCGACATCAAACCCGAGAACGTGCTGATCTCCGATGCCGGCGAGGTGAAGGTCGCCGATTTCGGGTTGGTCCGCGCGGTCGCCGAATCGGGGGTCACCTCGGCCAGCGTCATCCTCGGCACCGCCGCCTACCTCTCCCCCGAACAGGTCGAGTCCGCGACCGCCGACGCGCGCAGCGACGTCTATTCGATGGGGGTCATGCTCTTCGAATTACTCACCGGGCGTACGCCGTTCCGCGGCGACACGCCACTGGCACTGGCGTACCAGAGACTGACCTATGACGTGCCCGCACCCGGCGACGTGATCGCCGGGGTCCCGGTCGAACTCGACGAGGTGGTGTTACGGGCGACCGAACGTCGCCCGGCCGATCGCTATGCGAACGCCTTCGAGATGCGGGAGGCGCTGCTCGACGTGGCCGAGGATCTCGATCTGCCGCCGTTCACCGTGCCGGCCCCACGACGCTCCGCCGAGCGGGAGACGATGGCGCGCCGTCGGGCGGCGGCGAGCCCGCAGGGCACCCGGGTGGCCTCGCGGCCCGGACCGACGACCGACGCGCCCTCGACGAAGGTCTCGGCGGTCATCGATCGCGGTGCCGCGTCCAGGGCGGCGAGCGGCGAGCGCGGCGGCGCGCAGGGCATGCCCGACCCCTTCGACGATCTCGCCGATCGGCGGCTGCGCACACTGATCTGGTTGGTGATCGTGCTCATCGCGGCCGCCGCGGCGGGTGGCGCCGGATGGTGGGTCGGCTCCCAGTTACTGCTCTCCTGA
- a CDS encoding class II 3-deoxy-7-phosphoheptulonate synthase has protein sequence MVNWTVDVPIDELPELPPLPGDLQARFADALARPALQQPSWPAEDARRMRTVLESVPPICMPAEVRTLAGQLAEVAQGRAFLLQGGDCAETFADNTEPHIKGNIRTLLQMAVVLTYGASLPVVKVARIAGQYAKPRSADTDALGLPSYRGDMVNGFPAEEGTRIHDPSRLVRAYANAAAAMNLVRALTHSEADLRRVHDWNREFVRTSPAGARYEALASEIDRGLRFMDACGVSDSSLGAADIFASHEALVLDYERALLRLAEAPEDPSVGADGKVLYDLSAHFLWIGERTRQLDGAHIAFAELIRNPIGIKIGPTTTPEQAVEYVERLDPYNEPGRLTLVARMGNGKVRDVLPPIVTAVEASGHKVIWQSDPMHGNTHSSPTGYKTRHFDRVVDEVQGFFEVHHALGTHPGGIHIELTGEDVTECLGGAQDISDLDLAGRYETACDPRLNTQQSLELAFLVAEMLRG, from the coding sequence GTGGTGAACTGGACCGTAGACGTTCCGATCGACGAACTGCCCGAACTCCCGCCGCTGCCCGGCGACCTGCAGGCGCGTTTTGCCGACGCGCTGGCCCGTCCGGCGCTGCAGCAGCCGAGCTGGCCCGCCGAGGACGCGCGGCGCATGCGCACGGTGCTCGAGTCGGTGCCGCCCATCTGCATGCCCGCCGAGGTCCGCACGCTCGCCGGACAGCTCGCCGAGGTCGCACAGGGCCGGGCCTTCCTCCTGCAGGGCGGTGACTGCGCCGAGACCTTCGCCGACAACACCGAGCCGCACATCAAGGGCAACATCCGCACGCTGCTGCAGATGGCCGTCGTGCTCACCTACGGTGCGAGCCTGCCGGTGGTGAAGGTCGCCCGCATCGCCGGTCAGTACGCCAAACCACGCTCGGCCGACACCGACGCACTGGGCCTGCCGTCCTATCGCGGCGACATGGTCAACGGGTTCCCGGCCGAGGAGGGCACCCGCATCCACGACCCCTCACGGCTGGTGCGCGCCTACGCCAACGCCGCCGCGGCGATGAATCTGGTTCGCGCGCTGACCCACTCGGAGGCCGACCTGCGGCGCGTCCACGACTGGAACCGGGAGTTCGTCCGCACCTCCCCGGCCGGGGCCCGCTACGAGGCGTTGGCCTCGGAGATCGACCGGGGTCTGCGCTTCATGGACGCGTGTGGGGTCTCCGACTCCTCGCTGGGTGCCGCCGACATCTTCGCCTCGCACGAGGCACTGGTCCTGGACTACGAACGGGCCCTGCTGCGCCTGGCCGAGGCGCCCGAGGACCCGAGTGTCGGTGCCGACGGCAAGGTGCTCTACGACCTGTCGGCTCACTTCCTGTGGATCGGTGAGCGCACCCGCCAGCTCGACGGCGCCCACATAGCCTTCGCCGAGCTGATCCGCAACCCGATCGGCATCAAGATCGGCCCGACCACCACCCCCGAGCAGGCCGTCGAATACGTCGAACGTCTCGACCCGTACAACGAGCCCGGCCGGCTGACCCTGGTGGCTCGCATGGGCAACGGCAAGGTTCGCGATGTGCTGCCGCCGATCGTCACCGCGGTCGAGGCCAGCGGGCACAAGGTGATCTGGCAGAGCGACCCGATGCACGGCAACACCCACTCCTCGCCCACCGGATACAAGACGCGCCACTTCGACCGCGTCGTCGACGAGGTGCAGGGATTCTTCGAGGTGCACCATGCACTGGGAACCCATCCCGGCGGCATCCACATCGAGCTCACCGGTGAGGACGTCACCGAGTGTCTCGGCGGCGCCCAGGACATCTCCGACCTCGACCTCGCCGGACGCTACGAGACGGCGTGCGACCCGCGCCTGAACACCCAGCAATCGCTGGAGCTGGCGTTCCTCGTCGCGGAGATGTTGCGCGGCTGA
- a CDS encoding alpha-(1->6)-mannopyranosyltransferase A, translating to MFSRSRVAATPGRPAAAPPVPTPFLPAEIWLGGIGAIAVCLGGFSVADIPRNHPGLQDVGLDAITYGHGKTLGAIVFWLGVAAMVFAWMRLGRRLCSPDADRPLPSLTTLRWTVIGWAAPLCVTVPLFSRDVYAYLGQGVVFASGFDPYADGPAHHPGPVLDSMAQVWASTTAPYGPMFMAITRGVVAVSGEHVLTGVWLMRLVLLPGLLLSLWAVPRVATHFGASPQVGVWLALLNPMVLIHLVGGPHVELLMMGVLAAGLALTVAGRHVSGLAVLGLAVSIKVTAGVAIPFVVWIWLSHIRSQRKVTGADVARVFAVVIAVPVAVFAAWTAVLGLGLGWLTGLGWADQIINWFTLPTASAHVVTLVAAPFTALNLWPVLTVTRAIGAVCLAMILVALWWRHRADERSAMAGLAWAMLAVLLLEPSTLPWYYTWVLVVAVAFTLPGWVRAVVVGVSTFMLIVFQPDDSIVFYKLPEVALAAALSLLAAISLLRPDPLRLGTLARRLWGAEPNRSRSEA from the coding sequence ATGTTCTCGCGCAGTCGAGTTGCAGCAACTCCCGGCCGGCCCGCCGCGGCACCTCCGGTCCCCACACCGTTCCTGCCCGCAGAGATCTGGCTCGGTGGGATCGGGGCGATCGCAGTGTGTCTGGGCGGTTTCTCGGTCGCCGACATCCCCCGCAACCACCCGGGTCTGCAGGACGTGGGACTCGACGCGATCACCTACGGCCACGGAAAGACGTTGGGCGCGATCGTGTTCTGGCTCGGCGTCGCCGCGATGGTGTTCGCGTGGATGAGGCTGGGTCGACGACTCTGCTCCCCCGATGCCGACCGGCCCCTCCCGAGCCTGACCACACTGCGATGGACCGTGATCGGGTGGGCCGCACCGCTGTGCGTGACCGTGCCACTGTTCAGTCGCGACGTCTACGCCTACCTCGGGCAGGGGGTGGTCTTCGCCTCCGGATTCGATCCCTACGCCGACGGGCCGGCCCACCATCCCGGCCCCGTCCTCGACAGCATGGCGCAGGTGTGGGCGTCGACGACGGCGCCCTACGGCCCGATGTTCATGGCGATCACCCGCGGTGTGGTCGCCGTATCCGGTGAGCACGTCCTCACCGGCGTCTGGTTGATGCGTCTGGTGCTGTTACCCGGACTCCTGTTGTCGCTGTGGGCCGTTCCGCGTGTGGCGACCCACTTCGGCGCCTCGCCGCAGGTCGGGGTGTGGCTGGCGTTACTCAATCCGATGGTGTTGATCCACCTCGTCGGCGGCCCGCACGTGGAATTGCTGATGATGGGCGTGCTGGCCGCCGGACTCGCCCTGACCGTCGCCGGCCGGCACGTCAGCGGTCTGGCGGTACTGGGGCTGGCCGTGTCGATCAAGGTCACCGCGGGCGTGGCGATCCCGTTCGTGGTGTGGATCTGGCTCTCGCACATCCGATCCCAACGCAAGGTCACCGGCGCCGATGTCGCGCGGGTGTTCGCGGTGGTGATCGCCGTTCCGGTCGCGGTGTTCGCCGCCTGGACCGCCGTTCTCGGTCTCGGACTGGGCTGGCTCACCGGTCTGGGCTGGGCCGACCAGATCATCAACTGGTTCACGCTGCCCACCGCCTCAGCACATGTGGTGACGCTGGTGGCGGCACCGTTCACCGCACTGAACCTGTGGCCGGTGCTGACCGTCACGCGGGCGATCGGCGCGGTGTGTCTGGCGATGATCCTCGTGGCGTTGTGGTGGCGCCACCGTGCCGACGAACGCAGCGCCATGGCCGGGCTGGCGTGGGCGATGCTGGCGGTGCTGCTGCTCGAACCGTCGACACTGCCCTGGTATTACACCTGGGTTCTCGTCGTCGCGGTTGCTTTCACGCTGCCCGGCTGGGTGCGGGCCGTCGTGGTCGGGGTGTCGACGTTCATGCTGATCGTCTTCCAGCCCGACGACTCGATCGTCTTCTACAAACTGCCCGAGGTGGCATTGGCCGCCGCGCTCTCGCTACTGGCCGCCATCTCGCTGCTGCGTCCCGACCCGCTGCGCCTGGGCACCCTGGCCCGACGACTGTGGGGCGCCGAACCCAACCGGTCCCGGAGTGAGGCCTAG
- a CDS encoding polyadenylate-specific 3'-exoribonuclease AS — protein MRFFYDSEFIEDGTTIDLVSIGVVAEDGREFYAVSTEFDPGRAGEWVRANVLPKLPSPSSRAWRSRRTIRDDLLAFLTAEPGDVELWAWVGAYDHVVLCQLWGPMTALPRTIPRFTRELRQHWEYAGRPSLPSAPADAHDALSDARHNWRKWQAIEHARQARG, from the coding sequence ATGCGGTTCTTCTACGACTCGGAGTTTATCGAGGACGGCACCACGATCGATCTCGTCTCGATCGGTGTCGTCGCCGAGGACGGTCGAGAATTCTACGCGGTGTCCACCGAGTTCGATCCGGGCCGGGCCGGGGAGTGGGTTCGGGCGAACGTGCTGCCCAAACTGCCGTCGCCGTCGTCACGGGCATGGCGGTCCCGGCGCACCATCCGCGACGACCTCCTGGCCTTCCTCACCGCCGAGCCCGGCGACGTCGAATTGTGGGCCTGGGTGGGCGCTTACGACCACGTCGTGCTGTGCCAGCTGTGGGGTCCGATGACCGCGTTGCCGCGAACGATCCCGCGCTTCACCCGGGAATTGCGCCAGCATTGGGAGTACGCGGGCCGCCCATCCCTGCCGTCGGCACCCGCCGACGCCCACGACGCACTCAGTGATGCTCGACACAACTGGCGCAAGTGGCAGGCGATCGAACATGCACGGCAGGCCCGGGGCTGA
- a CDS encoding Rv2175c family DNA-binding protein: protein MSSLPLSRDVIPVEVETYSVDEVSRLLGVSTNRVRTLIRDHRLLAVSRDGEPAVPCLFFDDLGIAKHFTGLVDVLLDGGFTRDEAMRWLFTEFDDLQMHPAAALHTHSAREVIRRAQAQAF, encoded by the coding sequence GTGAGTTCACTTCCCCTCTCGCGCGACGTCATCCCGGTCGAGGTCGAGACGTATTCGGTCGACGAGGTCTCCCGACTGTTGGGCGTGTCGACCAATCGCGTGCGCACCTTGATCCGCGATCACCGCCTGCTGGCCGTGTCCCGAGACGGCGAGCCCGCGGTGCCGTGTCTGTTCTTCGACGATCTCGGCATCGCCAAGCACTTCACCGGCCTCGTCGACGTGCTGCTCGACGGCGGGTTCACCCGCGACGAGGCGATGCGCTGGCTGTTCACCGAATTCGACGATCTGCAGATGCATCCCGCGGCGGCGCTGCACACGCATTCGGCCCGTGAGGTCATCCGGCGCGCACAGGCGCAGGCGTTCTAG